A part of Methanothermobacter sp. genomic DNA contains:
- a CDS encoding CooT family nickel-binding protein: protein MCESNLYSEEGELLMEDVILIEVLEDGIKATDILNSTRNFEGKLTRLDLDKHKIYIKQE from the coding sequence ATGTGTGAATCAAACCTGTACTCAGAAGAAGGTGAACTCCTCATGGAGGACGTTATATTAATTGAGGTCCTTGAAGATGGAATAAAAGCAACGGATATCCTCAACTCAACAAGGAATTTTGAAGGAAAACTCACAAGGCTGGACCTCGATAAGCACAAAATTTACATAAAACAAGAATAA
- the mcrA gene encoding coenzyme-B sulfoethylthiotransferase subunit alpha has product MDEKKLFLKALKKKFEGEDPDEKYTNFYCFGGWEQSARKKEFTEYAKKAAEKRGGIPFYNPDIGVPLGQRKLMAYRVSGTDAYVEGDDLHFVNNAAIQQMVDDIKRTVIVGMDTAHAVLEKRLGVEVTPETINEYMEAINHALPGGAVVQEHMVEVHPGLVEDCYAKIFTGDDNLADELDKRVLIDINKEFPEEQAEQIKSYIGNRTYQVNRVPTIVVRTCDGGTVSRWSAMQIGMSFISAYKLCAGEAAIADFSYAAKHADVIEMGTIMPARRARGPNEPGGVAFGTFADIVQTSRVSDDPANVSLEVIAGAAALYDQVWLGSYMSGGVGFTQYATAAYTDDILDDFVYYGMEYVDDKYGLCGTKPTMDVIRDISTEVTLYSLEQYEEYPTLLEDHFGGSQRAAVAAAAAGCSTAFATGNSNAGINGWYLSQILHKEAHSRLGFYGYDLQDQCGASNSLSIRSDEGLIHELRGPNYPNYAMNVGHQPEYAGIAQAPHAARGDAFCTNPLIKVAFADKDLAFDFTSPRKSIAAGALREFMPEGERDLIIPAGK; this is encoded by the coding sequence TATGCCAAGAAGGCTGCTGAAAAGAGGGGAGGAATACCATTCTACAACCCTGACATAGGGGTGCCTCTTGGTCAGAGGAAACTCATGGCATACAGAGTCTCAGGGACAGACGCCTACGTTGAAGGTGACGACCTCCACTTCGTGAACAACGCGGCCATCCAGCAGATGGTGGACGACATAAAGAGGACAGTCATAGTGGGTATGGACACAGCACACGCAGTCCTTGAGAAGAGGCTGGGTGTGGAGGTAACCCCCGAGACTATCAACGAGTACATGGAGGCAATCAACCACGCCCTCCCAGGTGGTGCAGTGGTCCAGGAGCACATGGTTGAGGTCCACCCGGGACTCGTGGAGGACTGCTACGCCAAGATCTTCACAGGAGACGACAACCTGGCAGATGAACTGGACAAGAGAGTACTCATAGACATAAACAAGGAGTTCCCTGAAGAGCAGGCCGAACAGATCAAAAGCTACATTGGAAACAGGACCTACCAGGTTAACAGGGTGCCGACAATAGTCGTGAGGACCTGTGACGGAGGTACAGTTTCAAGATGGTCTGCAATGCAGATTGGTATGAGCTTCATATCCGCCTACAAACTCTGCGCAGGTGAAGCAGCAATCGCTGACTTCTCATACGCTGCAAAACACGCAGACGTTATAGAGATGGGTACAATAATGCCTGCAAGGAGGGCAAGGGGACCAAACGAGCCAGGTGGAGTTGCATTCGGTACCTTCGCAGACATCGTCCAGACCTCAAGGGTTTCAGATGACCCTGCAAACGTTTCACTTGAGGTCATAGCCGGTGCAGCCGCACTCTACGACCAGGTATGGCTTGGGTCATACATGTCAGGTGGTGTCGGATTCACACAGTACGCAACAGCAGCCTACACCGACGACATCCTGGACGACTTTGTCTACTACGGCATGGAGTACGTGGATGACAAGTACGGCCTCTGCGGAACAAAACCAACAATGGATGTCATTAGGGACATCTCAACAGAGGTCACACTCTACAGCCTCGAACAGTACGAGGAATACCCAACACTCCTCGAGGACCACTTTGGAGGATCACAGAGGGCAGCTGTTGCAGCCGCAGCAGCAGGATGTTCCACAGCATTCGCAACAGGAAACTCAAACGCGGGTATCAATGGATGGTACCTCAGCCAGATACTCCACAAGGAGGCCCACAGCAGGCTCGGATTCTACGGTTACGACCTGCAGGATCAGTGCGGTGCATCCAATTCACTCTCAATCAGGAGCGACGAGGGACTCATACACGAACTCCGTGGACCTAACTATCCAAACTACGCAATGAACGTGGGACACCAGCCAGAGTACGCTGGTATCGCCCAGGCACCACACGCTGCAAGGGGAGACGCTTTCTGTACAAACCCACTCATAAAGGTTGCATTTGCAGATAAGGACCTCGCCTTTGACTTCACATCACCAAGGAAGTCAATCGCAGCAGGTGCCCTCAGGGAGTTCATGCCAGAGGGTGAAAGGGACCTCATCATACCAGCTGGAAAATAA